In Streptomyces chartreusis NRRL 3882, the following are encoded in one genomic region:
- a CDS encoding EamA family transporter, with amino-acid sequence MASYRPAVITVTALAPVSWGTTYAVTTEFLPADRPLFTGLMRALPAGLLLLALARVLPRGAWWWKASALGALNIGAFFPLLFLSAYRLPGGMAAVVGSAGPLFVAGLAALLLGQRPTRRTLLTGAVAAFGVSLVVLRAAGTLDALGLLAALAATVSMSAGTVLTQRWGRPQGVGPLALTGWQLTAGGLLIAPLAFLVEGAPPALDGRAVGGYLYLAVANTAIAYWLWFRGIGRLTATQVTFLGPLSPLTAAVVGWAALGQALTPVQLTGMALAFGATMAGQIGPRRKAAAPRPLAPEGAVRPSSSGRGGRPEAYVSAGSGPRR; translated from the coding sequence ATGGCCTCCTACCGCCCGGCTGTCATCACCGTCACCGCGCTCGCCCCCGTCTCCTGGGGCACGACCTACGCCGTCACCACCGAGTTCCTCCCGGCCGACCGCCCCCTGTTCACCGGCCTCATGCGCGCGCTGCCGGCCGGTCTGCTGCTGCTCGCCCTCGCCCGGGTGCTGCCGCGCGGTGCCTGGTGGTGGAAGGCGTCCGCGCTGGGCGCGCTGAACATCGGCGCCTTCTTCCCGCTGCTGTTCCTCTCCGCGTACCGGCTGCCCGGCGGCATGGCGGCGGTCGTCGGCTCGGCCGGGCCGCTGTTCGTGGCCGGTCTCGCGGCGCTGCTGCTCGGGCAGCGGCCGACCCGGCGCACGCTGCTGACCGGGGCCGTGGCGGCGTTCGGCGTCAGTCTCGTCGTCCTGCGGGCGGCCGGGACGCTGGACGCGCTCGGCCTGCTGGCGGCCCTCGCCGCCACCGTGTCGATGTCGGCCGGCACGGTGCTCACCCAGCGGTGGGGCCGGCCTCAGGGGGTCGGTCCGCTGGCCCTCACCGGCTGGCAGCTGACCGCGGGCGGCCTGCTCATCGCGCCCCTGGCCTTCCTCGTCGAGGGCGCGCCGCCCGCGCTGGACGGCCGGGCGGTCGGCGGCTACCTCTACCTCGCCGTCGCGAACACGGCGATCGCGTACTGGCTGTGGTTCCGCGGCATCGGCCGTCTCACCGCCACCCAGGTGACCTTCCTCGGCCCGCTCTCCCCGCTGACCGCGGCCGTCGTCGGCTGGGCGGCGCTCGGCCAGGCGCTGACGCCGGTGCAACTGACGGGCATGGCGCTGGCGTTCGGGGCGACGATGGCGGGGCAGATCGGGCCGCGGCGGAAGGCGGCGGCCCCGCGCCCCCTCGCTCCTGAGGGGGCGGTGCGGCCTTCCTCCTCCGGGCGCGGCGGCAGGCCCGAGGCGTACGTCAGCGCGGGTTCCGGTCCGCGGCGATGA
- a CDS encoding ArsR/SmtB family transcription factor, with protein sequence MASSELPHPRAEELQVGPILLALADENRRRVVAELAARPDEERLCASFELPVGKSSRTHHWRVLREAGLVYQRDAGNRLYMRLRKEDLDRRFPGLIQAVIAADRNPR encoded by the coding sequence ATGGCGTCGAGCGAACTGCCACACCCGCGTGCCGAGGAGCTGCAAGTGGGACCCATCCTTCTGGCGCTCGCGGACGAGAACCGGCGCCGGGTCGTGGCCGAACTCGCCGCACGGCCGGACGAGGAGCGGCTGTGCGCGTCCTTCGAGCTGCCGGTCGGCAAGTCCAGCCGCACCCATCACTGGCGAGTACTGCGCGAAGCGGGTCTGGTGTACCAGCGCGACGCCGGCAACAGGCTGTACATGCGCCTCCGCAAGGAGGATCTGGACCGCAGGTTCCCCGGCCTGATCCAGGCCGTCATCGCCGCGGACCGGAACCCGCGCTGA